Sequence from the Microbacterium faecale genome:
TTCCCAGACGTCGACGCGGCCGCCGCCGAAGCCGAAGGTCTCGAAGCCCATCGACTCCAGAGCGACGTTGCCGGCGAGGATGAACAGGTCGGCCCACGAGATCTGCTGGCCGTACTTCTGCTTAACGGGCCAGAGCAGACGCCGTGCGCGGTCGAGCAGGACGTTGTCCGGCCATGAGTTCAGCGGTGCGAACCGCTGCATGCCGGATCCGCCGCCGCCGCGGCCGTCGTGCGACCGGTACGTGCCGGCCGAGTGCCAGGCCATGCGGACCATCAGCGGACCGTAGTGGCCGAAGTCGGAGGGCCACCAGTCCTGCGAGGTCGTCAGCGTCTCGGTGATGTCGGCCTTGAGCGCGTCGAGGTCGAGGCTCTCGAAGGCCTTCTTGTAGTCGAAGTCGCCGCCCAGCGGGTTCGCCACCGGCTGGTTCTTGGCGAGGATCTTGAGGTTCAGGCGGTTCGGCCACCACTCGGCGTTCGCGCTGCCCTTCGTCGGGTGCACGCGCGTGCCCGACGTCGCGACGTCGCCGTCGTGCGTGTAGTCGCCCGCGACGGTCGGGCTCTCCTGTGCGGCGGAGTCACCGGATCCATACCCGAAGGGGCATGTGCCATTGCTTTCAGTCATTGTTGCCTTTCGTGGACGACGGGGCCGAAGATTTGAATGACTCAATTCTAGCGCATGCGGGGGCAGAGGCTCGACGCCGGGTGGCCGATCATGAGGGAGCCGTCAGGCGGCGCGACCTGACGCCGCTTTGCCCGCTTTCGTTAGGTTGTTGGCATGGAGGATCTGCCCACCCTGCTGCGCGAGACGCGCGAGCGACTGGCCGCCGTGCCGCGCGCGCGACTCGGTGAGGTGCGTGGTCCCGGCCGGATCCGTCGCCTGTTCGGGGGCCGCCCCGTCATCGCGCCCGCCGACAAGGTCTGGCACCTCGGCGTGCTGCTCGTGGGGGAGGCGGACGTCTGGGCGACAGGCACGGTGCTGCGCGCCGAGCGCGAGGTGATCCGCGGTTACTCCGCCGAGTCACAGCGCGAGCGCGCCGTCATCCGCGGCATGGCGTTCCGCGGCGGCTTCGCGACCGGTGAGACATTCCACGTCGAGTGGTCGCCGATCGACGTCGAGCGCATCACGAGCGGCGGATCCTCGGGTCCGGTCACCTGGGACGGCGAACGCCTCATGCTGCGCTGGTCGCCGGCCGGATTCCTCACGCCGCTCGCGGACTATCTCGACGAGCGGATCCGCCTCGCGCAGGGCTGAGCAGCCTGCGAGGTTCGTCGCAACACGCGACGCCCGATCGTGGGCAGATCTTCCCTTGAGGGCCGTTCATAGCTATCTTTTGGGCACGACGACGTTCACAGGATATTCATGGCGTCGACGATCTGACCAAGGAGAAGCATGTCTCGAGCACAGCCCGCAACGGGCGCGATTCCCGAGCGCGAGCAGTGGACAGGGCAGGTCGGGTTCATCCTGGCCGCCGTCGGGTCCGC
This genomic interval carries:
- a CDS encoding glutaminase — protein: MEDLPTLLRETRERLAAVPRARLGEVRGPGRIRRLFGGRPVIAPADKVWHLGVLLVGEADVWATGTVLRAEREVIRGYSAESQRERAVIRGMAFRGGFATGETFHVEWSPIDVERITSGGSSGPVTWDGERLMLRWSPAGFLTPLADYLDERIRLAQG